A window of Diospyros lotus cultivar Yz01 chromosome 14, ASM1463336v1, whole genome shotgun sequence contains these coding sequences:
- the LOC127790419 gene encoding 3-epi-6-deoxocathasterone 23-monooxygenase CYP90D1 — protein MDDFWWLLLATSITSFAALFCTITRRRSSLPSPLIPSGSLGWPLAGETFHFISSACSPRPETFVDKRRLMYGKVFKSHLFGSPTIVSTDAEVSRFVLQSDAKTFVPSYPKSLTELMGKSSILLINGGLHRRIHGLIAAFFKSPLLKAQITADMSNFLLRSMANWPDDRPIFIQDEAKNIAFQVLVKALISVDPGDEMEILKKQFQEFISGLMSIPINVPGSKLHRSLQAKKKMVELIQRIIGARRKSRGVWEVPKDVVDVLLRHTSEEELKDELISDNMIDLMIPGEDSVPVLITLAVKYLSDCPAALRQLEDENLKMKRLKDELGEPLSWGDYLSLPFTQTVITETLRMGNIIVGVMRKAMKDVEIKGYLIPKGWCVFTYFRSVHLDENLFDRPCQFDPWRWQDREMSSSCNSFFTPFGGGRRLCPGLDVARLEASIFLHHFVTQFRWVAEADSVVNFPTVRMKKGMPVWVKRRGEVCL, from the exons ATGGATGATTTTTGGTGGCTTCTGCTTGCCACTTCAATCACCTCCTTCGCCGCCCTGTTCTGTACAATaactagaagaagaagtagttTGCCAAGTCCACTTATTCCTTCCGGCTCTCTCGGCTGGCCTCTCGCCGGCGAGACCTTCCACTTCATCTCCTCCGCCTGCTCTCCCCGCCCAGAAACCTTCGTTGACAAACGCCGCCTCAT GTACGGGAAGGTGTTCAAGTCGCACTTGTTCGGGAGCCCCACAATCGTGTCAACGGACGCCGAAGTGAGCCGATTCGTCCTGCAGAGCGACGCCAAGACCTTCGTGCCGTCGTACCCGAAATCTCTCACCGAGCTGATGGGCAAATCCTCCATCCTGCTCATCAATGGCGGCTTGCACCGCCGGATCCACGGCCTCATCGCCGCCTTCTTCAAGTCTCCGCTTCTCAAGGCTCAAATCACCGCCGACATGAGCAATTTCCTGCTCCGATCAATGGCCAATTGGCCCGATGATCGGCCCATATTCATCCAAGACGAAGCCAAAAAC ATTGCCTTTCAAGTACTGGTGAAGGCATTGATAAGTGTTGATCCCGGCGATGAGATGGAAATTTTGAAGAAACAGTTTCAAGAATTCATATCAGGACTCATGTCGATTCCCATTAACGTACCTGGAAGTAAACTCCACAGATCACTACAG GCGAAGAAGAAAATGGTGGAGCTGATACAGAGAATCATCGGGGCTAGAAGGAAATCCAGAGGCGTCTGGGAAGTTCCAAAAGACGTGGTGGATGTGTTGCTCCGCCATACAAGTGAAGAAGAGCTGAAGGACGAATTGATATCAGATAACATGATCGATTTGATGATTCCCGGAGAGGATTCGGTGCCGGTTCTTATAACACTCGCCGTAAAATACCTCTCTGATTGCCCCGCAGCTCTCCGGCAACTAGAA GATGagaacttgaagatgaagagATTGAAAGATGAGCTTGGAGAGCCATTAAGTTGGGGCGATTACTTATCCCTCCCATTCACTCAAACA GTGATTACGGAGACATTGAGAATGGGAAATATTATAGTAGGGGTGATGAGAAAGGCCATGAAAGATGTGGAGATAAAGGGGTATCTGATCCCAAAAGGATGGTGTGTTTTCACCTATTTTCGTTCGGTTCATCTCGACGAAAACCTCTTCGACCGGCCTTGCCAGTTCGATCCATGGAGATGGCAA GACAGAGAGATGAGCAGCAGCTGCAACAGCTTCTTCACTCCATTTGGAGGCGGACGAAGGTTGTGCCCCGGGCTCGACGTGGCCAGGCTTGAAGCCTCCATCTTCCTCCACCATTTTGTTACTCAATtcag ATGGGTGGCTGAGGCAGATTCAGTTGTGAACTTCCCAACGGTGAGAATGAAGAAGGGAATGCCAGTTTGGGTCAAAAGAAGAGGAGAAGTGTGTctgtga